A stretch of Pomacea canaliculata isolate SZHN2017 linkage group LG6, ASM307304v1, whole genome shotgun sequence DNA encodes these proteins:
- the LOC112567248 gene encoding uncharacterized protein LOC112567248 produces MNRIVAALLVAAAVTCCAHAFCYDAQVAKDQAFDDSFVCQDDFPYPADLIASDLQNADLETRYFLDTATSCFNETGYFTNSKQVPGEYAYQCVCPTPRKRVDRVYVNNEVCFVVHPEKQDIQYAKCGGHCSFDYGTQIATAQRGYYCVHQGFTSRQFLVWCPSTPVGTRRVARAAPRPASYKAYGRFQRLTKVLPTLCSCRGYFCENHVATFKLTINSERTLLTM; encoded by the exons ATG AATCGCATCGTAGCCGCGTTGCTAGTGGCGGCCGCAGTCACGTGCTGTGCGCATGCGTTCTGCTATGACGCGCAGGTGGCCAAGGACCAGGCCTTCGACGATTCCTTCGTGTGCCAGGACGACTTTCCATATCCAGC AGATCTCATAGCCTCCGACCTTCAGAACGCTGACCTGGAGACGCGCTACTTCTTGGACACCGCCACCTCCTGCTTCAACGAGACAGGCTACTTCACCAACAGCAA ACAGGTGCCAGGTGAATATGCCTATCAGTGCGTCTGCCCCACCCCCAGGAAGCGCGTCGACCGGGTGTATGTGAACAACGAGGTGTGCTTTGTCGTCCACCCTGAGAAGCAAGACATTCAGTACGCCAAGTGTGG CGGTCACTGCTCTTTCGACTACGGTACCCAGATCGCCACTGCCCAGCGCGGCTACTACTGCGTCCACCAAGGCTTCACCTCCCGTCAGTTCCTCGTGTGGTGTCCGTCTACCCCTGTCGGCACCCGCCGGGTGGCTCGTGCAGCCCCTCGCCCAGCCTCCTACAAGGCCTACGGTCGCTTCCAGCGACTGACCAAGGTCCTGCCCACCCTCTGCTCCTGCCGCGGCTACTTCTGCGAAAACCACGTGGCCACGTTTAAACTGACCATCAATAGCGAACGAACACTTCTCACAATGTGA
- the LOC112567190 gene encoding uncharacterized protein LOC112567190: MNDGRGRVQTRHILRLEAVVRNRRLELLDLDTFCQCPSVCTMNSFVVITTAVLLGVFCTLTSAQANAKVNSLFSRFFNTAKASLPTATCDWLQDHSKLQELRWAEDVDLCFNTGPGYTYPEADVQTALKNDPAASEFLSYVTQCYSSQTQNYYNAWNNVLYTQDLCPVRPTLLDKVWRYNHIDRRQDHCYIVQPEVQRVALAQCGDGLGQPNSQKCKRDATSYFEGNYFCVPDGYVKRTVLIYCPWDPEVQCIPARVRIPTGCSCKQYTCDKVRASVSGK; this comes from the exons ATGAACGACGGTAGGGGGCGGGTCCAAACTCGCCATATATTGAGGCTGGAGGCTGTGGTGAGGAACAGAAGGTTAGAACTGCTCGACCTCGACACATTCTGCCAGTGTCCCAGCGTCTGTACGATG AATTCCTTCGTTGTCATCACAACGGCGGTCCTGCTCGGGGTGTTTTGTACCCTGACCTCCGCCCAGGCCAACGCCAAAGTTAACTCCCTTTTCAGCAGGTTTTTCAACACCGCCAAAGCCTCGCTGCCCACCGCCACCTGCGACTGGCTCCAGGACCACAGCAAGCTGCAGGAGCTCCGATGGGCGGAGGACGTGGACCTCTGCTTCAACACTGGACCTGGTTACACCTACCCAGA GGCCGATGTCCAGACCGCTCTCAAGAATGACCCCGCCGCCTCCGAGTTCCTCAGCTACGTGACGCAGTGCTACAGCTCCCAGACCCAGAACTACTACAA CGCCTGGAACAACGTGCTGTACACTCAGGACCTGTGCCCGGTGCGCCCCACGCTGCTGGACAAGGTGTGGCGCTACAACCACATCGACCGCCGCCAGGACCACTGCTACATCGTGCAGCCCGAGGTGCAGCGTGTCGCCCTCGCCCAGTGCGGTGACGGACT CGGCCAGCCCAACTCCCAGAAGTGTAAGCGCGACGCCACCTCCTACTTCGAGGGTAACTACTTCTGCGTGCCTGACGGCTACGTCAAGCGGACCGTCCTCATCTACTGTCCCTGGGACCCCGAGGTGCAGTGCATCCCCGCCCGCGTCCGCATCCCCACCGGCTGCAGCTGCAAGCAGTACACCTGCGACAAGGTCCGTGCATCCGTCAGCGGCAAGTAA
- the LOC112566062 gene encoding LOW QUALITY PROTEIN: 28S ribosomal protein S9, mitochondrial-like (The sequence of the model RefSeq protein was modified relative to this genomic sequence to represent the inferred CDS: inserted 1 base in 1 codon), producing the protein MQAYMERAKAHEDKMKEEIADYXIGKRHLANIMGQDPDMFEQEDINRAIEYLLPSGLTHIGARPILKHPYEVFPKRKAAEFGQDGRPFHSLFFTGKPNFYSLLHDAAWKIEDLKKEQMNLEKKGRLHEEADKKINLNGSDWISAISLKDMMLEPVGEHEHKHFVLLMERLADLPLSYKEEEFIMKYRRNLMTQSLSGDIPKPLVDDKGRQYIKAEGKRKTAKAEVTLWIKGSGKFTVNGQDIEYFKHIVHREQVMTPLQFVGLMGEVDVEATVTLGGETGQSGAIRLALSRALVSFVDADTRER; encoded by the exons ATGCAAGCATACATGGAGCGAGCTAAAGCTCATG AGGATAAAATGAAGGAAGAGATTGCAGACT GAATTGGCAAGCGTCATCTTGCTAACATTATGGGGCAAGATCCAGACATGTTTGAACAAGAGGACATCAAT AGGGCCATTGAATATCTGTTGCCATCAGGCCTAACACACATTGGAGCTCGCCCAATTTTGAAG catcCTTATGAGGTTTTCCCtaaaagaaaag CTGCTGAATTTGGACAAGATGGTCGACCTTTTCATTCCCTGTTCTTCACAGGCAAACCAAACTTTTATAGCCTTCTTCAT gatgctgCATGGAAAATTGAAGACCTTAAAAAAGAGCAGATGAATCTGGAAAAGAAAGGACGTCTTCATGAGGAGgcagacaaaaaaat AAACCTCAATGGAAGTGACTGGATCTCAGCTATCAGTCTAAAAGACATGATGCTTGAGCCTGTTGGAGAACATGAG cacaaacattttgttttgttgatggaGAGACTTGCAGATCTACCTTTGTCTTACAAAGAGGAGGAGTTTATTATGAAGTATCGTCGTAATCTCATGACACAATCTCTTTCTGGAGATATCCCAAAG CCTCTTGTTGATGACAAAGGCCGGCAGTATATAAAGGCAGAAG GGAAACGGAAGACAGCCAAAGCTGAGGTAACTCTATGGATTAAAGGCTCTGGAAAGTTTACAGTGAATGGACAGGACATTGAATACTTCAAGCATATTGTGCACAGG GAGCAGGTGATGACACCCCTGCAATTTGTGGGGCTGATGGGAGAAGTTGATGTGGAAGCCACAGTGACACTTGGAGGCGAGACTGGCCAGTCTGGTGCCATTCGCCTTGCTTTGTCAAGAGCTCTGGTTTCTTTTGTCGATGCTGACACTCGAGAAAGATGA
- the LOC112567191 gene encoding cytoglobin-1-like, producing MGCAASTTLEKNNSTLQLVVKPFLGTKRAIRRIDKSRPSLTADIRRVVQQSWYRLVEHRSLDQLGIPVFLEIFHLTPAAKKLFHYSEKTTIEELEGDRRLREHATRFMNAVGAVVDNLDKKNSDDLDVMLREMGADHTNISTFNQVYCVIFREALLSVWERNLGKARFRGELKNAWRALITYMMEVMREGYDLQLDTLAEGRHNTLKETDEDVLPGPASHGLLTQ from the exons ATGGGTTGCGCAGCTTCCACAACACTGGAAAAGAACAACAGCACTCTGCAGCTCGTCGTCAAACCATTCCTCGGCACGAAGAGAGCCATACGACGAATTGATAAG TCCCGCCCCTCTCTGACGGCTGACATCCGCAGGGTGGTGCAGCAGTCCTGGTACCGCCTTGTGGAGCACCGCAGTCTGGACCAGCTGGGTATTCCAGTCTTTCTGGAGATCTTCCACCTCACCCCTGCTGCCAAGAAACTCTTCCACTACTCAGAGAAG ACGACCATAGAGGAACTGGAAGGCGACCGACGGTTGCGCGAGCACGCCACGCGCTTCATGAACGCCGTGGGCGCCGTGGTCGACAACCTAGATAAGAAGAACAGCGACGACCTGGACGTCATGCTACGTGAGATGGGCGCCGACCACACCAACATCAGCACCTTTAACCAGGTTTACTGCGTCATCTTCAGGGAGGCGCTGCTCAGTGTGTGGGAGCGGAACCTCGGCAAGGCGCGCTTCCGGGGCGAGCTGAAGAACGCCTGGCGCGCGCTCATCACCTACATGATGGAGGTCATGCGCGAAGGTTACGACCTTCAACTGGACACTCTAGCCGAGGGTCGGCACAACACTTTGAAAGAAACTGATGAGGATGTGCTGCCTGGGCCCGCTTCACACGGATTATTAACACAGTAG
- the LOC112566063 gene encoding cytoglobin-2-like → MGCSSSSALHYGVPHLKGPSSDCIVLRHEKSCSNGGRNPPEVLTVQQKDMVQRSWATVMRRDLTAVGMLLFKNLFQQEPRIMTLFSLEASDDEDLEQNLRLRLHAARFMQAVGAVIDNLQTPNDKLSALLSDIGERHSHLHSFHHEYFRAFREAFLTTLEHSLGKDRFKGELRAAWDSVIGFMTREMNHGHKEIRI, encoded by the exons ATGGGCTGCTCCTCCTCTTCTGCCCTTCACTACGGCGTCCCTCACCTTAAGGGGCCGAGCTCTGATTGCATCGTCCTCAGACATGAGAAG AGTTGCTCCAATGGAGGTAGAAATCCACCCGAAGTTCTGACTGTCCAGCAGAAGGACATGGTGCAAAGGTCATGGGCGACAGTCATGCGCAGAGACCTGACAGCCGTGGGCATGCTTCTCTTTAAAAACTTGTTCCAGCAGGAGCCCCGCATCATGACTTTGTTTTCTCTCGAAGCAAGC GACGATGAAGACCTGGAGCAGAACTTACGGCTGCGACTGCACGCGGCCCGCTTTATGCAGGCTGTTGGGGCCGTCATCGACAATCTACAGACGCCCAACGACAAGCTGAGCGCCCTCCTGTCTGACATCGGGGAGCGGCACTCCCACTTGCACTCCTTCCACCACGAGTACTTCCGGGCCTTCAGGGAGGCCTTCTTGACCACGCTGGAGCACAGTTTGGGCAAGGACCGCTTCAAGGGAGAACTGCGGGCAGCCTGGGACAGTGTCATTGGCTTCATGACGAGAGAAATGAACCATGGACACAAAGAGATCAGAATTTAG
- the LOC112565905 gene encoding LOW QUALITY PROTEIN: DUF21 domain-containing protein At2g14520-like (The sequence of the model RefSeq protein was modified relative to this genomic sequence to represent the inferred CDS: deleted 2 bases in 1 codon), with product MILEYGALRSNGNVASEWDVNCSLPGDPEKRLGIYDDQFWIYIGVYVGLVLIAGLMSGLTMGLLSLDTTTLMVLRDAGTEKEKKYAARILPLVSRHHMLLVTLLLANAAAVEAMPIFLDRVSDPITAVAVSVTAVLLFGEVVPQAVCTRYGLAIGATLAPLVYFLMGILIIIVWPLSKVLDCLLGEEHGTFYRRAELKVLVDLHGKNHHVSRAQSSDGADDCLTVDEIMIIKGALDMKYKTVANAMVPIQKVFMLSCDNILDDKTITKILNIGHSRIPVYAGECSNVIGLLLTKTLIGLNRAHTFRVQDLLGSIVCRPAMFVDDTMPLFDLLNEFQTGRSHLAMVRKTVPVVAEDLTVSEKAPLLMAEEQPLQVDTVQEIVGIITLEDVIEQLLQEEITDETDVIPFQEVGSALQITMAKAVNRHRTTKGLLRSKSQPNTSFVNNHTSPHLSASQPQFF from the exons ATGATACTGGAATACGGGGCTCTTCGCTCCAACGGCAATGTTGCCAGCGAATGGGATGTTAACTGCAGCCTTCCTGGTGACCCAGAGAAAAGGCTTGGCATCTATGATGATCAGTTCTGGATCTACATCGGAGTTTACGTTGGACTGGTGCTTATTGCAG GTCTTATGTCAGGACTGACAATGGGTCTCCTGTCCTTGGACACCACAACTCTGATGGTACTACGAGATGCTggtacagaaaaagaaaagaaatatgcagCACGCATCTTGCCCCTTGTGTCTCGACACCACATGTTGCTGGTGACACTGCTATTGGCAAATGCAGCTGCCGTAGAGGCCATGCCTATATTTTTGGATCGAGTTTCTGATCCCATCACtgcagttgctgtgtctgtTACAGCAGTGCTTCTATTTGGAGA AGTTGTCCCCCAAGCTGTGTGCACACGCTATGGCCTGGCAATAGGTGCAACTCTGGCACC gcttgtatattttttaatgggtATCTTGATCATTATTGTGTGGCCGCTGTCCAAAGTTTTGGATTGCTTACTGGGTGAAGAACATGGCACATTTTACCGACGAGCTGAATTGAAAGTTCTTGTTGACCTTCATGGAAAAAATCATCATGTGTCTCGAGCTCAGAGTTCAGATGGAGCTGATGATTGCTTGACTGTTGATGAAATCATGATCATTAAG GGAGCTTTAGACATGAAGTACAAGACTGTTGCTAACGCCATGGTGCCCATTCAGAAGGTGTTCATGCTGAGTTGTGATAATATTCTTGATGATAAGACTATCACAAAG ATTTTAAACATTGGCCACTCAAGGATTCCAGTTTACGCTGGAGAGTGCTCAAATGTGATTGGTCTGCTGTTGACCAAAACACTTATCGGACTTAACCGTGCCCACACCTTTCGTGTTCAGGACCTCTTGGGTTCC ATTGTATGCCGGCCAGCCATGTTTGTTGATGATACCATGCCGCTGTTTGACCTCCTAAACGAGTTTCAGACAGGAAGAA gTCACTTAGCCATGGTGAGAAAGACAGTTCCTGTTGTTGCTGAAGATTTAACAGTATCTGAAAAAGCACCCTTGTTAATGGCTGAGGAACAGCCACTTCAAGTTGACACT GTTCAGGAGATTGTGGGCATAATCACCTTGGAAGATGTAATTGAACAATTACTTCAGGAGGAGATTACTGACGAGACAGATGTGATACCTTTTCAGGAAGTAGGCAGTGCTCTACAGATAACCATGGCAAAAGCAGTCAACAGGCACAGGACAACAAAG GGACTGCTACGAAGCAAAAGCCAGCCAAACACATCGTTTGTGAATAACCACACGTCACCTCATTTGTCAGCCTCTCAGCCGCAGTTTTTTTGA
- the LOC112565906 gene encoding uncharacterized protein LOC112565906 isoform X1: MAPPQVKLNEKPEPQVVVDSQGEFTEPEKQPLAFTIAALQSRFNDLADDPLDEKKKEAFPSDVTVETSRSNGPLPVPAANGADADGRHVACCVTLSILMLALLAAGTICLVYRFKFRKGWSTFCSAKDSRIPEHVKVDHANQLITVQPQEDGSDVMRIIHDYNRRLIAFLNATEQTCYIDRLEETFSEGYARWQEYEDKEHEPHRTLRVVQPPMEVDVLQYFGGEYIEGHCIKDGQATSFYWVVEVQETEVVQGTRYIKV; this comes from the exons GGCGAATTCACCGAGCCTGAAAAGCAGCCCCTGGCCTTCACAATAGCTGCCCTCCAAAGTCGTTTCAACGACCTTGCCGAC GATCCTTTggatgagaagaagaaggaggcaTTCCCCTCCGATGTGACCGTTGAGACCAGCCGCAGTAACGGACCCTTACCTGTGCCTGCCGCCAACGGCGCAGACGCAGACGGACGTCACGTGGCCTGCTGCGTTACCTTGAGCATCCTTATGCTGGCCCTGCTGGCTGCCGGCACCATCTGCCTGGTGTACAGGTTCAAATTCAGGAAG GGCTGGAGCACCTTCTGCAGTGCCAAGGACAGTCGCATTCCCGAGCACGTGAAGGTGGATCACGCCAACCAGCTCATCACAGTTCAGCCCCAGGAAGACGGCAGCGACGTGATGAGGATCATCCACGACTACAACCGT CGCTTGATTGCTTTCCTGAATGCTACGGAGCAGACGTGCTACATCGATCGTCTGGAGGAAACTTTCTCTGAGGGATACGCACGCTGGCAGGAATATGAG GACAAAGAGCACGAGCCACATCGCACACTGCGCGTGGTGCAGCCCCCGATGGAGGTGGATGTGCTGCAGTACTTCGGCGGCGAGTACATCGAGGGACACTGCATCAAGGACGGCCAAGCCACTTCTTTCTACTGGGTCGTTGAAGTGCAAGAAACAG AGGTGGTCCAAGGGACCCGCTACATCAAGGTGTAA
- the LOC112565906 gene encoding uncharacterized protein LOC112565906 isoform X2, with protein MAPPQVKLNEKPEPQVVVDSQDPLDEKKKEAFPSDVTVETSRSNGPLPVPAANGADADGRHVACCVTLSILMLALLAAGTICLVYRFKFRKGWSTFCSAKDSRIPEHVKVDHANQLITVQPQEDGSDVMRIIHDYNRRLIAFLNATEQTCYIDRLEETFSEGYARWQEYEDKEHEPHRTLRVVQPPMEVDVLQYFGGEYIEGHCIKDGQATSFYWVVEVQETEVVQGTRYIKV; from the exons GATCCTTTggatgagaagaagaaggaggcaTTCCCCTCCGATGTGACCGTTGAGACCAGCCGCAGTAACGGACCCTTACCTGTGCCTGCCGCCAACGGCGCAGACGCAGACGGACGTCACGTGGCCTGCTGCGTTACCTTGAGCATCCTTATGCTGGCCCTGCTGGCTGCCGGCACCATCTGCCTGGTGTACAGGTTCAAATTCAGGAAG GGCTGGAGCACCTTCTGCAGTGCCAAGGACAGTCGCATTCCCGAGCACGTGAAGGTGGATCACGCCAACCAGCTCATCACAGTTCAGCCCCAGGAAGACGGCAGCGACGTGATGAGGATCATCCACGACTACAACCGT CGCTTGATTGCTTTCCTGAATGCTACGGAGCAGACGTGCTACATCGATCGTCTGGAGGAAACTTTCTCTGAGGGATACGCACGCTGGCAGGAATATGAG GACAAAGAGCACGAGCCACATCGCACACTGCGCGTGGTGCAGCCCCCGATGGAGGTGGATGTGCTGCAGTACTTCGGCGGCGAGTACATCGAGGGACACTGCATCAAGGACGGCCAAGCCACTTCTTTCTACTGGGTCGTTGAAGTGCAAGAAACAG AGGTGGTCCAAGGGACCCGCTACATCAAGGTGTAA